The sequence below is a genomic window from Photobacterium atrarenae.
TAATCCACTTCTTCAACCACACCGTTAAAGTCGGCAAACGGGCCGTCCGTAACACGGATAACTTCACCCGGCTCAAAGACCGTTTTATGCACAGGAGATTCGCTCGCCTGTTGCAGACGGTTCAGAATCGCATCCGCTTCTTTATCCGAGATAGGCGCCGGGCGATCTGAAGTACCGCCGATGAAGCCCATTACACGAGGGATGCTACGAACCAGATGCCAAGTTTCATCGTTCATCACCATCTGAACCAGCACATAGCCAGGGAAGAACTTACGTTCACTTTTGCGGCGCTGGCCTGCACGCATCTCGACTACTTCCTCTGTCGGTACCAGCACCTCATCAAAGTAGTCTTCCATGCCATGCATTTTGATATGCTCACGCAGTGATTGTGCAACACGGCCTTCAAAACCAGAAAAAGCCTGCACGACATACCATCGTTTTTTTGGAGCTTCGCTCATGAACTCTTACCTCACACACCGGTAACTAGGCGGACTAGACGGACCATGATGCCGTCGATACCCCACAAGGCTAACGCCATAATGACAGTGACAGCTAAAACGATAAAGGTTGTCTGCGTAGCTTCCTGACGAGTAGGCCATACTACCTTGCGGACTTCCATGCGCGATTCACGGGCAAACGTAATCGCGGTTTTACCTTTTGCCGTAAGTGCCGCAATACCACCAGCAGCCGCCACGAGGACAACTACAGCAGCAGCGCGGATCACCACGGAAACATCACTGTACAGGTAATTACCAACCACAGCGGCAGCGAGCAGCGCAAATACAACGACCCACTTCAGGCCATCCATACTGCTTGAGCTGCTTTGGTTTTCGGCATTCGCTTTCATACAACCAACCTGTAACTAGTCTCAATATAGACGAAAATAACCCCGCAAGTGCGAGGCCATAAATGAAGGAAAGCACTAAGGCTTTAATTACAATACGAAAACTTCATATCAGTGAACTGCTTTTCTGCATTTTCGACCAAAAAACAAACAGAAAATTGCTCAAACGCAGAAAAAGGGCATCAAATGATGCCCTTTTTAGTACCTAGTCGTCAAATATTATTCAACGATCTTAGCTACAACACCAGCACCAACGGTACGGCCACCTTCACGGATTGCGAAGCGCAGACCTTCGTCCATCGCGATTGGTGCGATCAATGTCACAACCATCTTGATGTTGTCGCCTGGCATTACCATCTCAACGCCTTCTGGCAGCTCGATAGTACCAGTCACGTCAGTTGTACGGAAGTAGAACTGTGGACGGTAGCCTTTGAAGAACGGCGTATGGCGGCCACCTTCGTCTTTAGACAGCACGTATACTTCAGACTCGAAAGTTGTGTGCGGAGTGATAGAACCTGGCTTCGCCAGTACTTGACCACGCTCAACTTCGTCACGCTTCGTACCACGCAGCAGAACACCAACGTTCTCACCGGCACGGCCTTCGTCCAGAAGTTTACGGAACATTTCAACGCCAGTACAAGTCGTCGTTGTCGTCTCTTTGATACCAACGATTTCTACTTCGTCACCAACAGTGATGATACCTTGCTCAACACGACCAGTTACAACAGTACCACGGCCCTGGATTGAGAATACGTCTTCGATTGGCAGGATGAATGGCAGATCGATCGCACGCTCTGGCTCTGGGATGTAGTTGTCAAGTGCTTCAGCCAACTCAACGATCTTGTCTTCCCACTCTTTCTCGCCGTTCAGGGCGCCCAGAGCAGAACCCATGATTACTGGGCAGTCGTCACCTGGGAAGTCGTACTCAGACAGCAGTTCACGAACTTCCATTTCAACCAGCTCTAGCAGCTCTTCATCATCAACCATGTCACACTTGTTCATGAATACGATGATGTAAGGGATACCAACCTGACGACCCAGCAGGATGTGCTCACGAGTCTGAGGCATAGGGCCATCAGTTGCAGCAACAACCAGGATACCACCGTCCATCTGCGCAGCACCGGTGATCATGTTTTTAACATAATCCGCGTGTCCTGGGCAGTCTACGTGTGCGTAGTGACGAGATGGCGTGTCGTACTCAACGTGAGAAGTTGCGATGGTGATACCGCGCTCACGCTCTTCCGGCGCATTATCGATCGATGCGAAGTCTTTTGCTTCACCGCCGTAAACTTTAGCCAGAGTAGTACAGATAGCTGCAGTCAGAGTCGTTTTACCGTGGTCAACGTGGCCGATAGTACCAACGTTAACGTGCGGTTTAGTACGTTCAAATTTTTCTTTAGACATGGATAGTCCCTCTAGGCACGGTATTTGGTGGCATTACGACCACACAACCAATCATGGGTTTGTAGAGTATATATCAAAAGAATTGACGTGACTTGAGGAGAGTGGTGCTGATAGGCGGATTTGAACCGCCGACCTCACCCTTACCAAGGGTGCGCTCTACCGACTGAGCTATATCAGCACACAAGAAGTGTGGAGCGGGCAGCGGGAATCGAACCCGCATCATCAGCTTGGAAGGCTGAGGTAATAGCCATTATACGATGCCCGCTAAACTCGTAACTCGTCAAGCTATCAATCATTTGAAAATGGTGGAGGGGGACGGATTCGAACCATCGAAGGCAGTGCCGGCAGATTTACAGTCTGCTCCCTTTGGCCACTCGGGAACCCCTCCAGATTTTTACTACACTTTCACTCATCTAGGAGAAAGTGGTGCCGACTACCGGAATCGAACTGGTGACCTACTGATTACAAGTCAGTTGCTCTACCTACTGAGCTAAGTCGGCGTAAGTGCTGCGCATTCTAGAGAATGATGGCATCGCTTGCAATACCCTAAAGGCTATTTTTTTTTGTTTTCACCTTGAACGATGTAATTTTAACCATTAGCGACATTTTGCATACAAAGCCAGGCCTTCCAGCACCAGATCCGAGCGTCGGCGATAGGACTTCGCCCAAGACACCGGCAAATGGCGGACACCGCCCCCACACAAAATCACTTCCGGCTCGGTTTTCAATTTCTCGCGCGCCTGTCCCAGGCCATACTCGATCAGTCCGACCAAAGCTGCCCGGCAACCATTCTTTAATCCGTCTGCCGTGTTGTCTGCAAAAGTCAATTCGTCGCTGTGTTCATGATCGGAGAACACCTTGGTGGTATTTTCCAGAACTGATTTCATCATCAGTTGGTAGCCCGGTGCAATCCACCCCCCCAGGTGTTTGCCGTCTTCCGATAATACATCAAAGGTTAAAGCGGTACCGATATCGATAATGACTGTCGGCGCTTTAAACTCCTGGCGAATGGCTACCAGCGTCAGCCAACGATCCACCCCCAGGTACTGATATTCGGTATAGGCGTTCTTCACCCCGAAGTCTTTGCGCAGGGTTTTGACCTGCATCACCGGGATATTCGCCAGCTGCGCAATCCGCTGGATCGAGTTATCCACTTCAAACGGCCCGACACTGGCAAAGACGATCCTGTTAATTTCCTTATCTAACAGCGGCTCTAACACCATCTCCAACTTCCGGCTCGGGTAACGCCCCAGCAGCTCAAAGTCACCGTTATCAAATAACTGGGCAACTTTGACATAGGTGTTACCCGCTTCGATTAATAATTGCATTAACAACCTCTGAGGCTGATTTCTCCACCGATATAAGGTGTGATCCCCTGCTCGGTTTCCAATAACAGCGCCCCCTGACTATTGATACCGCGAGCAACTCCTTCTACTACGCGTTCACCGATCAACAACTTTACAGGGCGATCCAAATAATTATCTATACGATTCCAGCGCTCGACAAAACCATCCAGCCCGACTTGCTCATAGTGCTCTAAAGTCTCTTGCATCCGCTGAATCAGTGTCGCGGCCAGCAAGTTACGCTCCGGCAATGCCGAACAAGCTTGCTCCAGATTAGCCCAGGCCTGGCCGATCGCCGTGCCTTCCTGCTCCCGCATGGCAACATTCAAGCCCATCCCGATCACCAGATGCGCGGCCTCACCTGCCTGCCCGGTCATCTCAATCAGGATCCCGGCCAGTTTCTGATCCCGGTAATAAAGGTCGTTGGGCCATTTGACTTTTACTTCATCCGCCCCCAGCGACTGCAGCGCTTCGGCAATCGCGACACCGACAACCAAGCTGAGGCCCATCGCTGCCGCCATTCCAGCATCTAAACGCCAGTACATAGACAGGTACAGATTACTGCCAAAAGGAGAGAGCCACTGCCGACCACGACGACCACGTCCGGCTTCCTGATACTCAGCCAGACACACAGCCCCCCGGGGTAACTGGCCGACCCTGTCCAGCATATATTGGTTGGTCGAGTCAATCACAGGAATGAGATCTAAGCTCGGGCACTTTACCTGAGCCTGGATCTTATCGCAATTGAGCAAGTCTAATTTTGATACAAGGCTGTATCCTTTTCCTTGCACCCGAAAAATATCGAGCCCCCAGCTTT
It includes:
- the birA gene encoding bifunctional biotin--[acetyl-CoA-carboxylase] ligase/biotin operon repressor BirA, whose protein sequence is MKEHGTRLALVAQLADGQFHSGEALGQAIGISRAAISKHIKVLQSWGLDIFRVQGKGYSLVSKLDLLNCDKIQAQVKCPSLDLIPVIDSTNQYMLDRVGQLPRGAVCLAEYQEAGRGRRGRQWLSPFGSNLYLSMYWRLDAGMAAAMGLSLVVGVAIAEALQSLGADEVKVKWPNDLYYRDQKLAGILIEMTGQAGEAAHLVIGMGLNVAMREQEGTAIGQAWANLEQACSALPERNLLAATLIQRMQETLEHYEQVGLDGFVERWNRIDNYLDRPVKLLIGERVVEGVARGINSQGALLLETEQGITPYIGGEISLRGC
- the secE gene encoding preprotein translocase subunit SecE; this encodes MKANAENQSSSSSMDGLKWVVVFALLAAAVVGNYLYSDVSVVIRAAAVVVLVAAAGGIAALTAKGKTAITFARESRMEVRKVVWPTRQEATQTTFIVLAVTVIMALALWGIDGIMVRLVRLVTGV
- the tuf gene encoding elongation factor Tu, which produces MSKEKFERTKPHVNVGTIGHVDHGKTTLTAAICTTLAKVYGGEAKDFASIDNAPEERERGITIATSHVEYDTPSRHYAHVDCPGHADYVKNMITGAAQMDGGILVVAATDGPMPQTREHILLGRQVGIPYIIVFMNKCDMVDDEELLELVEMEVRELLSEYDFPGDDCPVIMGSALGALNGEKEWEDKIVELAEALDNYIPEPERAIDLPFILPIEDVFSIQGRGTVVTGRVEQGIITVGDEVEIVGIKETTTTTCTGVEMFRKLLDEGRAGENVGVLLRGTKRDEVERGQVLAKPGSITPHTTFESEVYVLSKDEGGRHTPFFKGYRPQFYFRTTDVTGTIELPEGVEMVMPGDNIKMVVTLIAPIAMDEGLRFAIREGGRTVGAGVVAKIVE
- the nusG gene encoding transcription termination/antitermination protein NusG; the protein is MSEAPKKRWYVVQAFSGFEGRVAQSLREHIKMHGMEDYFDEVLVPTEEVVEMRAGQRRKSERKFFPGYVLVQMVMNDETWHLVRSIPRVMGFIGGTSDRPAPISDKEADAILNRLQQASESPVHKTVFEPGEVIRVTDGPFADFNGVVEEVDYDKSRLKVSVSIFGRATPVELEFGQVEKS
- a CDS encoding type III pantothenate kinase, with amino-acid sequence MQLLIEAGNTYVKVAQLFDNGDFELLGRYPSRKLEMVLEPLLDKEINRIVFASVGPFEVDNSIQRIAQLANIPVMQVKTLRKDFGVKNAYTEYQYLGVDRWLTLVAIRQEFKAPTVIIDIGTALTFDVLSEDGKHLGGWIAPGYQLMMKSVLENTTKVFSDHEHSDELTFADNTADGLKNGCRAALVGLIEYGLGQAREKLKTEPEVILCGGGVRHLPVSWAKSYRRRSDLVLEGLALYAKCR